The Lycium barbarum isolate Lr01 chromosome 9, ASM1917538v2, whole genome shotgun sequence genome has a segment encoding these proteins:
- the LOC132610024 gene encoding leucine-rich repeat extensin-like protein 6, which yields MKFINLALCCFFFIIFFFSKPSLQASPPAPSINPRLFNAYIALQAWKHVITSDPRNFTRNWYGYKVCNYTGVYCAPAPDNPKITTVAGIDLNHANISGYLPEDLGLLTDLAVFHINSNRFVGTIPKSFSKLRVLYELDVSNNLLYGEFPSVVLSLPSLKFLDIRYNQFKGNVPSKLWDRKLDALFINNNDFQFAWPKNFGKSTVSALVMANIKVRGCIPPSIANMSQTLNEIILSNAGLNGCLPEELGLLKNVTVFDVSFNNLVGKLPETIGGMKKLEHLNVAHNKLSGEIPASICSLPRLENFTYSDNYFCVEPKICLKLKDIDDKKNCIPYRPSQRSVNECKTFYSQGPVDCSSFGCSSRSPPPPPPSPPPPSPPPPPPPPPPTPPPTKSHFYHYP from the coding sequence ATGAAGTTCATCAACTTAGCCCTTTGTtgcttcttcttcatcatttttTTCTTCTCAAAACCCTCTCTTCAAGCTTCTCCTCCTGCACCTTCAATAAACCCTAGACTTTTCAATGCTTACATTGCTCTTCAAGCTTGGAAACATGTCATTACTTCCGACCCAAGAAACTTCACGAGGAATTGGTATGGATACAAAGTTTGCAACTACACCGGAGTTTACTGTGCTCCGGCTCCAGATAACCCTAAAATCACCACTGTCGCTGGAATTGACCTCAACCATGCAAATATCTCTGGCTACTTGCCTGAAGATCTTGGTTTGTTGACTGATTTAGCTGTTTTTCATATAAACTCCAACAGATTTGTTGGCACTATCCCAAAATCTTTTTCGAAACTTCGAGTTCTTTATGAACTTGACGTGAGTAACAATCTTTTGTATGGTGAATTTCCTTCGGTTGTTCTCTCTCTTCCTTCTTTGAAGTTTCTTGATATTAGGTACAACCAATTCAAAGGAAATGTCCCTTCAAAACTTTGGGATCGAAAACTCGATGCccttttcataaacaacaacgATTTTCAGTTTGCATGGCCCAAAAACTTCGGAAAATCAACCGTTTCTGCTTTGGTCATGGCAAATATTAAAGTCAGGGGATGTATACCACCAAGTATAGCAAATATGTCGCAAACCCTAAATGAGATTATCCTCTCGAATGCTGGCTTAAATGGATGTTTGCCAGAAGAATTAGGGTTGTTGAAAAATGTGACGGTTTTTGATGTGAGTTTTAACAATCTTGTTGGAAAGTTGCCAGAGACAATTGGAGGTATGAAGAAATTGGAACATCTCAACGTGGCACATAACAAGCTCTCGGGAGAGATTCCGGCTAGTATTTGCTCGTTGCCAAGGTTGGAGAATTTCACCTACTCAGATAATTATTTCTGTGTTGAACCGAAGATTTGTCTCAAGTTGAAGGACATAGATGATAAGAAGAATTGTATACCCTATCGGCCATCACAACGTTCAGTCAATGAATGTAAGACATTTTATTCACAGGGTCCAGTGGATTGCAGTTCATTTGGTTGTAGCTCAAGatctcctccaccaccaccaccgTCACCTCCACCACCGTcacctccaccaccaccacctcctccaccaccaaCACCACCTCCTACAAAATCACATTTTTACCATTATCCTTGA